A portion of the Avibacterium sp. 20-132 genome contains these proteins:
- a CDS encoding Arm DNA-binding domain-containing protein, with protein sequence MTKINQTFINKLKATGKEERYSLGHKLFLVMTPKGSKSYRYIYRLPDTKAIRKKNLGRADIISLEEALNMTISYLADFIIKNYNALALIENINMLD encoded by the coding sequence ATGACTAAAATTAACCAGACTTTTATCAATAAACTGAAAGCCACAGGCAAAGAAGAACGCTATTCATTAGGGCATAAACTCTTTTTAGTGATGACCCCTAAGGGTAGCAAGTCTTATCGTTATATTTACCGCTTACCCGATACTAAGGCGATTAGAAAAAAGAACCTTGGGCGGGCTGATATTATTTCCCTTGAAGAAGCGTTAAATATGACGATTTCTTACTTAGCTGATTTTATTATTAAAAACTATAACGCCTTAGCATTAATTGAGAACATCAATATGCTAGATTAG
- the cysK gene encoding cysteine synthase A — MTIYSDNSYSIGNTPLVRLKHFGNNGNLVVKIEGRNPSFSVKCRIGANMIWQAEKDGILTKEKEIVDATSGNTGIALAYVAAARGYKLTLTMPETMSSERKRLLRGLGVNLVLTEGAKGMKGAIAAAEEIVVSDPNRYVMLKQFENPANPDIHRQTTGVEIWNDTEGKVDVVVAGVGTGGTITGISRAIKLDKGKQILSVAVEPEESPVITQTLNGEEVKPGPHKIQGIGAGFIPKNLDLSLIDRVEQVNSETAIATARRLMAEEGILAGISSGAAVAAADRLAKLPEFADKLIVAILPSAAERYLSTALFEGIEG, encoded by the coding sequence ATGACGATTTACAGTGATAATTCTTATTCAATCGGCAATACGCCATTAGTCCGTTTAAAACATTTTGGTAATAATGGAAATCTGGTCGTAAAAATTGAAGGGCGAAATCCAAGTTTTAGTGTGAAATGCCGTATTGGGGCGAATATGATTTGGCAAGCGGAAAAAGATGGCATTCTCACCAAAGAGAAAGAAATTGTTGATGCCACTAGCGGTAATACAGGCATCGCACTCGCTTATGTGGCAGCAGCGCGAGGTTATAAACTGACTCTCACTATGCCTGAAACAATGAGTTCTGAACGTAAACGTTTATTAAGAGGTTTAGGTGTCAATCTAGTGTTAACAGAAGGCGCAAAAGGAATGAAAGGGGCAATTGCTGCCGCAGAAGAAATTGTGGTCAGTGATCCTAACCGTTATGTGATGCTTAAACAATTTGAAAATCCAGCGAATCCTGATATTCATCGTCAAACTACGGGCGTAGAAATTTGGAATGATACAGAAGGCAAGGTAGATGTTGTGGTAGCTGGCGTGGGAACTGGCGGGACAATCACAGGGATCTCACGTGCGATCAAACTAGATAAAGGGAAACAAATTCTTTCTGTTGCCGTTGAACCCGAAGAAAGTCCAGTCATTACGCAAACCTTAAATGGCGAAGAAGTGAAACCTGGTCCACATAAAATCCAAGGTATTGGTGCCGGGTTTATCCCGAAAAACCTTGATCTTTCTTTAATTGATCGCGTAGAGCAGGTAAACAGTGAAACCGCTATTGCCACAGCTCGCCGTTTAATGGCGGAAGAAGGGATTTTAGCGGGGATTTCATCAGGTGCGGCGGTCGCAGCAGCCGATCGTCTGGCAAAATTGCCTGAATTTGCCGATAAACTGATCGTTGCGATCCTTCCTTCCGCCGCAGAGCGTTATTTAAGTACCGCATTGTTTGAAGGGATTGAGGGATAA
- a CDS encoding type II toxin-antitoxin system RelE family toxin, with product MTYKLLFDKRALKEWQKLGDTLRQQFKAKLIERLENPHVPSDKLHGYQTLYKIKLRSAGYRLVYDVNDNKITVIVLSVGKRNRLEAYKKALLRKTQ from the coding sequence ATGACCTATAAACTGCTTTTCGATAAACGGGCATTAAAGGAATGGCAAAAATTAGGCGACACCTTACGCCAGCAATTCAAAGCAAAACTTATTGAACGGTTAGAAAACCCTCACGTTCCAAGTGATAAATTGCACGGTTATCAAACACTCTATAAAATCAAATTGCGATCAGCAGGCTATCGGCTTGTTTATGATGTAAATGACAATAAAATTACGGTGATCGTGCTTTCAGTTGGCAAAAGAAATCGACTAGAAGCCTATAAAAAAGCCCTATTAAGAAAAACCCAGTAA
- the zipA gene encoding cell division protein ZipA — protein sequence MDLNTILIILGVIALIVLVAHGIWSNRREKSQIFENGNTFSKDYRVRQPQENINQHIQNENASQSVPENLQPAQQHLDFEAEQYNFSTPQREESQNVEQAINQIKISLPNEPEPIQASVEPVVNYQTPQHLATATISEIEATLNTDEGIHAEHKLSEVLASASETHLQIERERPTIEFEEVAENTPTPQVEEKQTTQAADFLMLYVVSPENRDFNGAELAKVLDDLGFLFGHQQIYHRHLDLSVASPVLFSAANIQQPGTFDPNNMADFYTVGIALFMQLPSHGNDLVNLRMMIRAAKTIAEELGGFVLTDKQEIFDDNAEKTYFAKVSA from the coding sequence ATGGATTTGAATACTATTTTGATTATTTTAGGGGTAATTGCCTTAATCGTTTTAGTGGCTCACGGGATATGGTCTAATCGCCGTGAAAAATCGCAAATTTTTGAAAATGGCAATACATTTAGCAAAGATTATCGCGTTCGCCAGCCACAAGAAAATATTAATCAGCACATTCAGAATGAAAATGCTTCACAATCTGTGCCTGAAAACCTTCAGCCAGCCCAACAGCATTTAGATTTTGAGGCTGAACAATATAACTTTTCAACACCGCAACGAGAAGAATCTCAAAATGTAGAGCAGGCAATTAATCAAATTAAAATTAGCTTGCCAAATGAGCCAGAACCCATTCAAGCCAGTGTTGAGCCAGTTGTGAACTATCAAACACCCCAACATTTGGCAACGGCAACCATCTCGGAAATTGAAGCAACGCTCAATACTGATGAAGGAATTCACGCCGAACACAAATTATCTGAGGTGCTAGCTAGCGCGTCTGAAACTCACCTTCAAATTGAACGTGAACGTCCAACCATCGAATTTGAGGAAGTCGCAGAAAACACGCCAACACCACAAGTGGAAGAAAAACAGACAACGCAAGCAGCAGATTTTCTAATGCTCTATGTCGTCTCACCAGAAAATCGTGATTTTAATGGGGCGGAGTTAGCCAAAGTGCTTGATGACCTTGGTTTTCTTTTTGGACATCAACAAATTTACCACCGTCATTTGGATCTCAGCGTTGCAAGCCCAGTGCTATTCAGTGCAGCAAATATTCAACAGCCCGGTACGTTTGATCCAAACAATATGGCAGATTTCTACACAGTCGGCATTGCGTTATTTATGCAACTACCGTCGCACGGTAATGATTTAGTCAATTTACGAATGATGATCCGTGCCGCCAAAACCATTGCCGAAGAACTGGGTGGTTTTGTACTTACCGATAAACAAGAAATTTTTGATGATAATGCGGAAAAAACGTATTTCGCCAAAGTGAGTGCTTAA
- the ligA gene encoding NAD-dependent DNA ligase LigA: protein MTEQNPLVQQIEQLRQTLRYHEYQYHVLDDPQIPDAEYDRLFHQLKALEQAHPEFLDSHSPTQRVGAKPLSGFAQVTHEIPMLSLDNAFSDEEFTAFVKRIQDRLGVLPDPLTFCCEPKLDGLAVSILYENGILTQAATRGDGTTGEDITANIRTIRNIPLQLLTDNPPVRLEVRGEVFMPQAGFEKLNEMALAKGEKTFANPRNAAAGSLRQLDPKITRQRPLMLNAYGIGVAEGVSLPNTHFDRLQWLKSIGIPINKEIERCNGVENVLKFYRTMAEKRPHLGYDIDGTVLKINDIALQEQLGFISKAPRWAIAYKFPAQEELTVLNDVEFQVGRTGAITPVAKLEPVFVGGVTVSNATLHNGDEIERLNIAIGDTVIIRRAGDVIPQIIGVVADRRPADAKPIIFPSHCPVCGSVIVRIDGEAVARCTGGLFCEAQRKEALKHFVSRKAMDIDGVGAKLIEQLVDRELIHTPADLFKLDEVTLMRLERMGAKSAENALNSLEKAKNTTLARFIFALGIRDVGEATAQNLANHFKNLDAIKQAEIAQLQEVPDVGEVVANRIFVFWREQHNVDVVNDLINQGIHWDDVQVQEVGENPLKGKTVVLTGTLTQMARNDAKALLQQLGSKVTGSVSAKTDYLIAGDNAGSKLNKALELGVKILTEEEFLAMANSI from the coding sequence ATGACAGAACAAAATCCTCTTGTCCAACAAATTGAACAATTACGCCAAACCTTGAGATATCACGAATATCAGTATCACGTCTTGGACGACCCACAAATTCCTGATGCAGAATATGATCGTTTATTTCACCAGTTAAAAGCCTTAGAACAGGCACATCCTGAATTTTTGGATAGTCATTCGCCCACCCAACGCGTGGGGGCAAAACCGCTTTCGGGCTTTGCTCAGGTAACCCACGAAATTCCAATGCTATCCTTAGATAACGCATTTTCTGATGAGGAATTTACTGCCTTTGTAAAACGTATTCAAGATCGTTTAGGCGTGTTGCCCGATCCATTAACCTTCTGTTGTGAACCCAAATTAGATGGTTTAGCGGTAAGTATTTTGTATGAAAATGGTATCCTCACCCAAGCCGCCACCCGTGGCGATGGAACGACTGGGGAGGACATCACAGCGAATATTCGTACCATTCGCAATATTCCTTTGCAACTTTTAACTGACAACCCTCCCGTACGTTTGGAAGTTCGCGGTGAAGTGTTTATGCCACAAGCAGGTTTTGAAAAACTCAATGAAATGGCGTTAGCCAAAGGGGAAAAAACCTTTGCCAATCCTCGCAATGCGGCAGCAGGCTCATTGCGTCAGCTTGATCCAAAAATCACTCGCCAACGCCCATTAATGCTGAATGCTTATGGTATTGGCGTTGCCGAAGGCGTATCGCTACCTAATACCCATTTTGATCGCCTACAATGGCTAAAATCTATCGGTATTCCTATTAATAAAGAAATTGAACGCTGTAATGGTGTCGAAAATGTGCTGAAATTCTACCGCACTATGGCAGAAAAACGCCCTCATTTAGGCTACGACATTGATGGTACGGTGCTAAAAATTAACGATATTGCATTGCAGGAACAGCTTGGCTTTATTTCCAAAGCACCACGTTGGGCAATTGCTTATAAATTCCCCGCGCAAGAAGAACTCACCGTGCTAAATGATGTGGAATTTCAAGTTGGCAGAACGGGGGCAATCACACCTGTGGCAAAACTTGAACCGGTCTTTGTTGGCGGGGTTACCGTCAGCAATGCCACATTACATAATGGCGATGAAATCGAACGTTTGAATATCGCTATTGGCGACACAGTCATTATCCGTCGCGCTGGTGATGTGATCCCACAAATTATTGGCGTAGTGGCAGATCGCCGTCCAGCCGATGCCAAACCCATTATTTTTCCAAGCCATTGTCCTGTATGTGGTTCTGTGATCGTGCGTATTGATGGCGAAGCCGTAGCACGTTGCACCGGTGGCTTATTCTGCGAGGCACAACGTAAAGAAGCACTCAAACACTTCGTTTCTCGTAAAGCAATGGATATTGATGGTGTGGGCGCAAAACTGATTGAACAACTGGTAGATCGTGAGCTTATTCACACCCCAGCGGATCTGTTTAAATTAGATGAAGTAACCTTAATGCGTTTAGAACGTATGGGGGCAAAATCGGCAGAAAATGCGTTAAATAGCTTAGAAAAAGCCAAAAATACCACGCTTGCACGCTTTATTTTTGCCTTAGGCATTCGAGATGTTGGAGAAGCGACCGCGCAAAATCTCGCTAATCATTTCAAAAATCTGGATGCCATTAAACAGGCAGAGATCGCACAACTCCAAGAAGTTCCAGATGTTGGCGAAGTTGTGGCAAACCGTATTTTTGTCTTCTGGCGTGAACAGCATAATGTAGATGTGGTGAATGATCTTATCAACCAAGGCATACACTGGGACGATGTGCAAGTGCAAGAAGTGGGCGAAAATCCACTGAAAGGTAAAACCGTGGTACTCACTGGCACACTCACCCAAATGGCACGCAATGATGCCAAAGCCTTATTGCAACAACTCGGCAGTAAAGTAACAGGCAGTGTCTCTGCCAAAACGGATTATTTGATCGCAGGCGATAACGCAGGTTCAAAACTCAACAAAGCCCTTGAATTAGGCGTCAAGATTTTAACCGAAGAGGAATTTCTCGCTATGGCGAATTCAATTTAA
- the cysZ gene encoding sulfate transporter CysZ: protein MLQAKELSEGFHYFVMGWHLITQKGLRRFVIMPVLLNILLLSGLFWLFISNIGGLIDELMSYVPDWLAWLSGILLALSIFMILTLFYFAFTMLSGFIAAPFNGLLAEKVEQRLTGENLIEMSTIDFLKDIPRMLGREWQKLWYSLPKIIALFLLSFIPVLGQSVVPVLTFLFTAWMMAIQYCDYPFDNHKIPFRIMRNELGETRTLSLTFGSLVTFCTFVPVINLVIIPVAVCGATAMWVEKYRDNALFAFKPHKQSAQNHRTKIVNHQQEQLKHQPNRFIN from the coding sequence ATGTTACAAGCAAAGGAACTTAGCGAAGGTTTTCATTATTTCGTGATGGGCTGGCATTTGATTACACAAAAAGGCTTAAGACGTTTTGTTATTATGCCGGTTTTGCTCAATATCTTATTACTTTCAGGCTTGTTTTGGCTATTTATCAGTAATATTGGTGGATTAATTGATGAATTGATGAGTTATGTGCCTGATTGGTTAGCGTGGCTTAGTGGGATTTTGTTAGCATTATCCATTTTTATGATTTTAACCCTGTTTTATTTTGCATTTACTATGCTTTCAGGCTTTATTGCCGCCCCGTTTAATGGTTTATTAGCGGAAAAAGTGGAGCAAAGGCTCACGGGGGAAAATCTGATTGAAATGAGTACAATCGATTTCCTCAAAGATATTCCTCGAATGTTAGGGCGTGAATGGCAAAAATTATGGTATAGCCTACCAAAAATAATTGCCTTGTTTTTATTAAGTTTTATCCCTGTATTAGGGCAATCCGTGGTGCCTGTGCTAACCTTTTTATTTACCGCGTGGATGATGGCGATTCAGTATTGTGATTATCCTTTTGATAACCATAAAATTCCTTTTCGCATTATGCGTAATGAATTAGGCGAAACGCGTACGCTCAGCTTAACCTTTGGTAGCTTAGTAACTTTTTGTACTTTTGTACCAGTCATTAATTTAGTGATTATTCCCGTCGCAGTATGCGGTGCAACAGCAATGTGGGTGGAAAAATATCGAGATAATGCCTTATTTGCATTTAAACCACATAAGCAGTCAGCGCAAAATCACCGCACCAAAATTGTTAATCATCAACAAGAGCAATTAAAACATCAGCCAAATCGTTTTATTAATTAG
- a CDS encoding type II toxin-antitoxin system Phd/YefM family antitoxin produces the protein MAIHQILTRHTASISDLKKNPMGIVSEGTVEEGAIAILNRNEPVFYCINPALFAAIQEMLEDKELGEIATKRLATLDPVEVSLDDL, from the coding sequence ATGGCAATTCATCAAATCTTAACCCGCCACACCGCAAGCATTAGCGACTTGAAAAAAAATCCAATGGGGATCGTATCAGAAGGTACAGTAGAAGAAGGTGCAATCGCTATTCTAAACCGTAATGAACCCGTTTTTTACTGTATCAATCCCGCACTGTTTGCTGCTATCCAAGAAATGCTAGAAGATAAAGAATTAGGCGAAATTGCCACAAAACGTCTTGCCACTCTTGACCCTGTAGAGGTTAGCCTAGATGACCTATAA
- the hslU gene encoding HslU--HslV peptidase ATPase subunit, with the protein MSEMTPREIVSELDQHIIGQADAKRAVAIALRNRWRRMQLQEPLRHEVTPKNILMIGPTGVGKTEIARRLAKLANAPFIKVEATKFTEVGYVGKEVDSIIRDLTDSAMKLVRQTEIEKNRFRAEEAAEDRILDALLPPAKNQWGEVENHDTNSSTRQVFRKKLREGQLDDREIDIDVAAPSMGVEIMAPPGMEEMTSQLQSMFQNLSSGKTKTRKMKIKDAFKALVDDEAAKLINPEDLKQKAIEAVEQNGIVFIDEIDKICKKGEYSGADVSREGVQRDLLPLVEGSTVSTKHGMVKTDHILFIASGAFQVARPSDLIPELQGRLPIRVELSALSAEDFERILTEPNASLTEQYKALMATEGVNITFTQDAIKKIAEAAFRVNEKTENIGARRLHTVMERLMDKISFNASDMNGEQVVIDGAYVAEALGEVVENEDLSRFIL; encoded by the coding sequence ATGTCTGAAATGACCCCTCGTGAAATTGTTTCTGAATTAGATCAACATATTATCGGACAAGCTGATGCCAAAAGAGCCGTGGCAATCGCATTGCGTAATCGCTGGCGTAGAATGCAATTACAAGAGCCATTACGCCACGAAGTAACACCAAAAAATATTTTAATGATCGGGCCTACTGGGGTGGGTAAAACGGAAATTGCCCGCCGTTTAGCAAAATTAGCCAATGCGCCTTTCATTAAAGTGGAGGCCACCAAATTTACCGAAGTGGGCTATGTCGGGAAAGAAGTGGATTCGATCATTCGTGATCTAACCGACAGTGCGATGAAATTAGTTCGTCAGACAGAAATTGAAAAAAATCGTTTCCGTGCAGAAGAAGCGGCAGAAGATCGCATTTTAGATGCACTCTTACCACCGGCAAAAAACCAATGGGGTGAAGTGGAAAATCACGATACCAATAGCAGTACTCGTCAAGTATTCCGCAAAAAATTACGTGAAGGACAGCTTGATGATCGTGAAATTGATATTGATGTTGCTGCCCCTTCAATGGGCGTTGAAATTATGGCGCCACCGGGAATGGAAGAAATGACAAGCCAGTTGCAATCAATGTTCCAAAATCTTTCCAGTGGCAAAACCAAAACTCGCAAAATGAAAATTAAGGACGCATTCAAAGCCCTTGTTGATGATGAAGCGGCGAAATTAATTAACCCTGAAGATCTCAAACAAAAAGCAATTGAAGCGGTAGAACAAAACGGTATTGTCTTTATTGATGAAATCGACAAAATCTGTAAAAAAGGCGAATACAGCGGTGCAGATGTTTCCCGTGAAGGCGTACAGCGTGATTTATTGCCATTAGTTGAAGGCTCAACGGTTAGCACCAAACACGGAATGGTAAAAACCGATCATATTTTATTTATTGCCTCTGGCGCATTCCAAGTGGCGCGCCCTTCTGATCTCATCCCTGAATTACAAGGTCGCTTGCCAATTCGCGTAGAACTCTCAGCACTAAGTGCAGAGGATTTTGAGCGAATTCTTACTGAACCAAACGCCTCTCTAACAGAGCAATATAAAGCGTTAATGGCAACAGAAGGCGTAAACATCACCTTTACCCAAGATGCAATTAAGAAAATTGCTGAAGCAGCTTTCCGTGTAAACGAGAAAACGGAAAACATCGGTGCACGTCGCTTACATACGGTGATGGAACGCTTAATGGATAAAATCTCGTTTAATGCCAGCGATATGAATGGTGAGCAAGTAGTCATTGATGGCGCTTATGTTGCAGAGGCCTTAGGCGAAGTGGTAGAAAATGAAGATTTAAGTCGTTTTATTCTATAA
- the mfd gene encoding transcription-repair coupling factor, which produces MYFDLNIPTKANDHKILANVIAGSDVLAIAEIAQQHQGLTVVVTPDTRSAVRLSKILAEIISEPITFFPDWETLPYDSFSPHQDIISSRLSALFHLQNAKNGIFILPISTLMQKICPPAYLQHNVLLVKKGDRIVINDFRLQLENAGYRAVEQVLEHGEYALRGALLDLFPMGSAVPFRLDFFDEEIESIRTFDVDSQRTLEEIPSIRLLPAQEFPTDHKGIEFFRTKFRDTFGEIRRDPEHIYQQVSKGTLAAGIEYWQPLFFEQMATLFDYLPEQTLFVDFASNQQQGERFYQDCEQRYESRRVDPMRPLLPPDQLWLPIDQINHQIKHFPKITLKAEKVARASVRQQNLPVQGLPDLSLKLQQKEPLQNLREFMTQFNGNIVFCVETEGRRETLLDLLSSLKLRPKQITHLSDLQAKQNLLICSQDRGFIIDKGNDSIALITETELLGERVQQRSRDRQKSVNPDTLIRHLAELKIGQPVVHLDHGVGRYAGLVTLENAGIKSEFLLLQYANDSKLYVPVTSLHLISRYVGGSEETAPLHKLGSDAWAKSRQKAAEKIRDVAAELLDVYARREAQKGFAFHYDHDEFRQFSATFPFEETLDQMTAINAVIFDMCQPKAMDRLVCGDVGFGKTEVAMRAAFLAVMNHKQVAVLVPTTLLAQQHYENFKDRFANLPVNVEVLSRFKTAKEQKTLLTALAEGKIDILIGTHKLIQPEVKFNDLGLLIIDEEHRFGVRQKEKIKQLRANVDILTLTATPIPRTLNMAMNGIRDLSIISTPPARRLTIKTFVRQADDLIIREAILREILRGGQVYYLHNDVASIENCAENLTALVPEARIVIGHGQMRERELERVMSDFYHQRYNVLVCSTIIETGIDVPTANTIIIERADRFGLAQLHQLRGRVGRSHHQAYAYLLTPHPKAMTKDAVKRLEALENLDNLGAGFMLATQDLEIRGAGELLGDEQSGQIESIGFSLYMDLLESAVNAQKEGREPSLDELTQRQVEMDLRIPALLPDDYLGDVNMRLGFYKRIAGAENAQELDELKVELIDRFGLLPTPAKNLLQIAQLRLQAKPLQIIRMEATAQGGFIEFSPKASLDPTKFLQLIQQSPAVYRFDGPTKFRFQRDLTENKVRLDFVTELLQTLNA; this is translated from the coding sequence ATGTATTTTGATTTGAATATCCCAACAAAAGCGAATGATCACAAAATTTTAGCTAATGTCATTGCAGGTAGTGATGTTTTAGCAATTGCTGAAATTGCCCAACAACATCAAGGACTAACGGTTGTTGTTACGCCAGACACACGAAGTGCGGTACGTTTATCTAAAATTTTGGCAGAAATTATCTCTGAGCCGATTACCTTTTTTCCTGATTGGGAAACCTTGCCTTATGACAGTTTTTCGCCACATCAAGATATTATTTCTTCCCGACTCAGTGCGTTATTCCATTTGCAAAATGCAAAAAATGGTATTTTTATTTTGCCAATCAGTACCTTAATGCAAAAAATTTGCCCGCCAGCGTATTTGCAACATAATGTTTTACTGGTTAAAAAAGGTGATCGTATTGTCATTAACGATTTCCGTTTGCAGTTAGAAAATGCAGGATATCGTGCTGTGGAACAAGTGTTGGAACACGGTGAATACGCATTGCGTGGTGCGTTACTCGATCTCTTTCCTATGGGAAGTGCGGTGCCTTTTCGCTTAGATTTTTTTGATGAGGAAATTGAGAGCATTCGCACCTTTGATGTAGATAGCCAGCGAACATTAGAAGAAATTCCTTCTATTCGTTTATTGCCAGCACAAGAATTTCCTACGGATCATAAAGGCATTGAGTTTTTCCGTACAAAATTTCGTGATACTTTTGGTGAAATTCGCCGTGATCCAGAGCATATTTATCAGCAAGTGAGCAAAGGCACGTTGGCGGCAGGGATTGAATATTGGCAACCTCTGTTTTTTGAGCAAATGGCAACCTTATTTGATTACTTGCCTGAACAGACTTTATTTGTTGATTTTGCTAGCAATCAGCAACAAGGCGAGCGTTTTTATCAAGATTGTGAGCAACGTTATGAAAGTCGCCGTGTTGATCCTATGCGTCCTTTATTACCGCCAGATCAGCTTTGGTTGCCGATTGACCAAATTAATCATCAGATCAAACACTTTCCTAAAATCACCTTGAAAGCGGAGAAAGTGGCGCGCGCTTCTGTACGTCAGCAAAACTTACCCGTGCAAGGCTTACCGGATTTAAGCTTAAAGCTACAACAAAAAGAACCTCTCCAAAATTTGCGTGAGTTTATGACGCAATTTAATGGGAATATTGTGTTTTGTGTTGAAACAGAAGGGCGACGAGAAACCCTGCTTGATTTGCTTAGTTCGTTGAAGTTAAGACCAAAGCAAATTACTCATCTTTCCGATTTACAAGCGAAGCAAAATTTACTGATTTGTAGCCAAGATCGAGGCTTTATTATTGATAAAGGCAACGATTCCATTGCATTGATTACGGAAACGGAATTACTTGGTGAACGTGTGCAACAGCGTAGCCGAGATCGACAAAAATCGGTTAATCCAGATACCTTAATCCGCCATTTGGCTGAACTGAAAATTGGTCAGCCTGTGGTGCATTTAGATCACGGCGTAGGGCGTTATGCAGGCTTGGTGACACTAGAAAATGCAGGGATAAAATCGGAATTCTTACTGTTGCAATATGCTAATGATTCTAAACTTTATGTGCCTGTTACTTCACTCCACTTAATTAGCCGTTATGTAGGTGGTTCAGAAGAAACCGCACCATTACATAAATTAGGCAGTGATGCTTGGGCGAAAAGCCGTCAGAAAGCGGCTGAGAAAATTCGTGATGTGGCGGCAGAATTATTAGATGTGTATGCTCGACGGGAAGCACAAAAAGGCTTTGCATTTCATTATGATCACGATGAATTTAGACAGTTTTCAGCTACTTTCCCTTTTGAGGAAACCCTAGACCAAATGACCGCAATCAATGCGGTGATTTTTGATATGTGCCAGCCGAAAGCAATGGATCGTTTGGTGTGTGGTGATGTTGGGTTCGGTAAAACAGAAGTGGCAATGCGTGCCGCATTTTTAGCGGTAATGAATCATAAGCAGGTTGCCGTACTTGTGCCGACCACTCTCCTTGCGCAACAACATTATGAAAATTTCAAAGATCGCTTTGCTAATTTACCTGTGAATGTGGAAGTGCTTTCCCGCTTTAAAACAGCAAAAGAGCAAAAAACGCTGCTTACAGCTTTAGCAGAGGGGAAAATTGATATTTTGATTGGCACACATAAACTTATTCAGCCAGAAGTTAAATTTAACGATCTAGGCTTGCTGATTATTGATGAGGAACACCGTTTCGGCGTGCGTCAAAAAGAAAAAATTAAGCAATTGCGAGCCAATGTGGATATTCTCACCCTTACGGCAACGCCGATTCCACGCACGCTAAATATGGCAATGAATGGTATTCGCGATCTCTCTATTATCTCCACGCCACCAGCACGCCGTTTGACGATTAAAACCTTTGTACGGCAAGCTGATGATTTAATTATCCGCGAAGCCATTTTGCGTGAAATTCTACGTGGTGGGCAGGTTTATTATTTGCATAATGATGTGGCAAGTATTGAAAATTGTGCTGAAAATTTAACCGCACTTGTGCCTGAAGCGCGCATTGTTATTGGACACGGACAAATGCGTGAACGCGAGTTAGAGCGTGTGATGTCAGATTTTTATCATCAGCGCTACAACGTACTGGTTTGCTCGACCATTATTGAAACAGGGATTGATGTGCCTACTGCGAACACTATCATCATCGAGCGTGCGGATCGTTTTGGTTTAGCCCAATTACACCAACTGCGTGGGCGAGTGGGGCGTTCTCATCATCAAGCTTATGCCTATTTATTGACGCCTCATCCGAAAGCGATGACAAAAGATGCGGTAAAACGCCTTGAGGCATTAGAAAATCTCGATAACCTTGGCGCAGGTTTTATGTTGGCAACGCAAGATTTAGAAATTCGTGGAGCTGGGGAATTACTTGGTGATGAACAAAGCGGACAAATTGAAAGCATTGGTTTCTCTTTGTATATGGATCTGCTAGAAAGTGCCGTGAATGCGCAGAAAGAGGGACGTGAGCCTTCCCTTGATGAACTCACTCAGCGTCAAGTTGAAATGGATTTACGCATTCCCGCCTTGTTACCTGATGATTATTTAGGCGATGTGAATATGCGTCTTGGTTTTTATAAACGCATTGCTGGTGCTGAAAACGCCCAAGAGCTTGATGAATTAAAAGTGGAATTAATCGATCGCTTTGGCTTATTGCCGACACCTGCAAAAAATTTATTACAGATTGCCCAGTTGCGTTTGCAAGCTAAGCCATTACAGATTATTCGTATGGAAGCCACGGCGCAAGGTGGCTTTATTGAGTTTTCTCCTAAAGCCAGCCTTGATCCGACAAAATTCTTGCAACTTATTCAGCAATCGCCGGCGGTATATCGCTTTGACGGCCCAACGAAATTTAGATTTCAGCGTGATTTAACAGAGAATAAAGTGCGGTTGGATTTTGTAACGGAATTACTCCAAACATTAAACGCATAG